The genomic DNA CACGCGCATCCCGATCGACGCCCTTCGCCTCGTGGTCGGCGCGCTGCTGCTGCTGTTCGGCATGCAGTGGCTCCGGAAGGCCATCCTCCGAGCGAGCGGCTACACGCCGCTGCACGATGAGGAAGCCGCGTTCCAGAAGCAGCTGACCGCGTCGCAAACGGCCGGCACGGTGATGCGTGCGGGGCTGGACTGGTACGCCTTTACCCTGTCGTTCAAGGGCGTGCTGCTCGAGGGATTGGAAGTGGCGTTCATCGTCGTCACCTTCGGGAGCGCGCCGGGCGGCCTTCCTCTCGCGATCTTCGGCGCGACCGCAGCCCTCGTACTCGTTGGGGCCGCCGGCATCCTACTCCACCGGCCGCTCCGCGAAGTACCGGAGAACACCATGAAGTTTACGGTGGGGCTGCTCCTCACCACGTTCGGGACGTTCTGGGGCGCGGAGGGCGCCGGGGTGGACTGGCCGGGCGGGGACGGCGCGATCCTGGCCATCCTGGCGTTCCTCATCATCGTCTCGGTTGGTCTGACCTCGCTGCTCCGGCAGCAACGGCAGCGCACCTCAGCCGCAACGGCCCCTACCCGGACGGGAGGGGGCTGAGATGGGGGCCGCGCCGTGATCGGGTTCTTCCGGTTCTGGTACGACTTCATCGTTGGTGATGACTGGACGGTCGCAGCCGGCGTGCTCGCCGCGTTGGCCGTGACCTCGCTCCTGGTACACCGGAGCGTGGCGGCGTGGTGGGTGATGCCGGTCGCCGTGAGCCTGCTGCTGTTCGCCTCGCTCCGGCGGGCCACCAAGAATGCGCACTGAGCGGATCGGCTGGCCGGCAGACGTCTCTATCGCCGTGTCGATTTCGGGCCCGGCATCGGAGCGTCTCCTTTGATGGCCCGCCAGAGAATCCGGTTCAACACCGCGGCGGGCGCCTTGTCGGCCTCTTCGATCGGCAACCGCAGCGATTCCGCTGCGCCCGGTGCATCGGGCGTATTCATCGCAGTGAGCGGTTGTTGCGGGATGCGCGCTGTGTATTCGAATCGCGTGGGTGTGTCGCTGAACGCCTCAAGCATCGGCTGAGCTGCCGCGTCGTACTGGGTCAGCGGCGGGATCCCCAAAATCAATTCGATCGTACGGAGCATCGACACCGTGCTGTACAACGTGTGATTCACAATTCCCCGCCGGACGTGGGGTCCCGCCACCAGCGCGATGGTGCGGTGGGCGTCCACATGATCGGGTCCGTTCTGGGCGTCGTCCTCGACGACGAAGATCGCCGTGTCTACACTGTACCGTGACCGCGAGACGGCCTCCGCCACGCGGCCGAGCGCCAGATCGTTATCGGCCACCATCGCCTGGGGCGTGGGAAAGGCAGGCCGGGTGCCTGCGGTGTGGTCGTTCGGGAGCCTGAGAATGGTGAGTTGCGGCAGTGTGCCCGCGCGGTCGAACTCGCGGAACTCTGCGAGCCACTCATCGATCCGGGTCTGGTCTTTCACGCTCAGGTCATACCCGTGGTAATTGGGGGCGACGTGTTCCTTGAGGGACGGCATCGCTTCGCGGCTGGGGTACTGCTCGAACTCTGTAAACTCTCCATACACCCGGTATGAGATGCCCGCTCGCGCCGCAGCGTCCCACAAGAACCCACTGCGCGGGTACGTCGCCGGTTGCCCGCCTTCAAAGTCGTAGAGGCGACCGCGATTAGAGTAGCTGGCCGGCCAGTTCTTTTGGACGTAATCGTTGGCCATCGCGGCCGTCGCCCAATTGTGCCCATCTGGGCTTACTTCGGCGTCGGTGTAGAAATTATCCAGCAGCACGAACTTCTGGGCGAGCCCGTGATGGTTGGGGGTAACATCCTGCCCGAAGAGCACGAGGGAACGATCCCCGTTGCCCTGGGGAAGATCGCCGAGCAGCTGATCATAGGTCCGGTTTTCTTTGATGATGTAAATCACGTGTTTGATCGCAGAGGGATTTCCGACCCGCCGTGGGATCGCCCGGGCCGCGGTCTCTCGCGGACCCTGCACGAGACGGTTACGGGTTTCATCGAACCTGTTGTTTTGGACGACGCGCGCAGTCGCCTCGGCCAGGGCGGGCCCAATCGGTGTGGGGATCATCGAGACCGTGCCGACGATCATGGTTTGGATGTTTTGGGTGGCCGCCGCTTGCGGTCTCGTTGGCCCGGGACCCTCCCGGTTGGGGCCCGCGCCTAACCCTTTCATATTGGTCACGAACAATGTGCGCCCGTCGCGCGAGGCGGTGACGGTCGTTGGGTACCAGGCCGTGGGGATCAGGCCAACGATCTTCGGAAGGGCAGCGGCCGGCGAGGCGCCGAGGTCGACGACCGCGACGTCATTGTTCCCCGCGTTGGCTACAAACATCCACCGTCCGTCCGGACTGACGGCGAGGCCGTCTGGAACGCTGCCTTCCGGCGCGCCCGGATACGGAGCGAGCGACAACGTCGCGACGACGTGATCGTTTGCCGTGTCGACCACAGAGACGCTATCATCGTCGGTGTTCGCGACGTAGAGTCGGGGCCGGACGGGATCGACGGCCAGCGCTCCGGGATGGAGACCTACCGTCACCGTGCCGGCAAGCGCGAGGCCGGGCCCGCGCAGGACGGTCACCGTACGTTCGCCCCAGTTGCTGACGTACGCCTTTTCGCCGCCTGAGGCGAAGGCGACGGCGAGAGGCAGCGACCCGGTCTGTGCCATCGGCCCGGGCTGTCCCGACGCGAGATCCACTGCCTGGACCCGATGGGCTAGGTTTTCCGCAACCAGCAACGTCTTCCCGTCCGGCGAGATCGCGAGGCCGGCCGGGTACACAGGTGCCCCTCGAGGTGCCAGACCAATCGGGGAGATCTCGGTGAGGCGCCCGCCTCCCGTCTCGTACACCCTGACGAGGTTGTTGCCGCCGGCGGATGCGTACAGGCGGCGTCCGTCGGGGGTCCACGAGACACCCACGTAGAGCGCATCGGGTGCGTTGTACGGGATCGTCTGTACGACCGCGCGCGCAGCCGTATCCACCAGCGCGAGCGATTGAACGCCCTGTCCGTCGTTGCTGACGGCGAGATAGCGGCCATCGGGGCTGAGCGCCGCACCCATCGGTCGGTCCCCGATGGGGATCTGCACTCCGGCGGGCGTGAGGGTCCAGTTGCCGGGGGTGATCCCCTCGGAGCCATGCGGTCCTGGCAGACGGTCGGCCCCGAGGCCGCTGGCCGCCACGAAGACGATGACCGTTCCTACGAGGAGGTACCTAACCTGCAATGCCATTGTCGACTCCTTTCGCGATTTCCCGGGCGTCAATCAAGCACGTTCAGTCTCCAGTCGTACCGATG from bacterium includes the following:
- a CDS encoding bifunctional YncE family protein/alkaline phosphatase family protein — its product is MALQVRYLLVGTVIVFVAASGLGADRLPGPHGSEGITPGNWTLTPAGVQIPIGDRPMGAALSPDGRYLAVSNDGQGVQSLALVDTAARAVVQTIPYNAPDALYVGVSWTPDGRRLYASAGGNNLVRVYETGGGRLTEISPIGLAPRGAPVYPAGLAISPDGKTLLVAENLAHRVQAVDLASGQPGPMAQTGSLPLAVAFASGGEKAYVSNWGERTVTVLRGPGLALAGTVTVGLHPGALAVDPVRPRLYVANTDDDSVSVVDTANDHVVATLSLAPYPGAPEGSVPDGLAVSPDGRWMFVANAGNNDVAVVDLGASPAAALPKIVGLIPTAWYPTTVTASRDGRTLFVTNMKGLGAGPNREGPGPTRPQAAATQNIQTMIVGTVSMIPTPIGPALAEATARVVQNNRFDETRNRLVQGPRETAARAIPRRVGNPSAIKHVIYIIKENRTYDQLLGDLPQGNGDRSLVLFGQDVTPNHHGLAQKFVLLDNFYTDAEVSPDGHNWATAAMANDYVQKNWPASYSNRGRLYDFEGGQPATYPRSGFLWDAAARAGISYRVYGEFTEFEQYPSREAMPSLKEHVAPNYHGYDLSVKDQTRIDEWLAEFREFDRAGTLPQLTILRLPNDHTAGTRPAFPTPQAMVADNDLALGRVAEAVSRSRYSVDTAIFVVEDDAQNGPDHVDAHRTIALVAGPHVRRGIVNHTLYSTVSMLRTIELILGIPPLTQYDAAAQPMLEAFSDTPTRFEYTARIPQQPLTAMNTPDAPGAAESLRLPIEEADKAPAAVLNRILWRAIKGDAPMPGPKSTRR